The following coding sequences are from one Streptomyces sp. NBC_00536 window:
- a CDS encoding dihydrolipoyl dehydrogenase family protein has translation MTEAVEYDVLVLGGGPAGENVVDRVRAAGLSAALVESELVGGECSYWACVPSKALLRPALARADARKVPGLAGAVRGPLDAAAVFAHRDYWTSDWKDDGGRDWLASIGVDLYRGHGRLYGIRKVAVSSPEGEHHVLSARHAVVVATGTRALLPDLPGLADARPWTSREATSAQQAPERLLIVGGSVVAAEMATAWQALGSRVTVLVRGARLLPRMEPFAGELVAEALREAGAEVRTGVDVEAVVRDGATGPVTVVLRGGETLEGDELLMATGRVPRTDDIGLDTVGLAPGGWIGVDESCRVSGTDWLYAVGDVNHRALLTHQGKYQARIAGAAIAARAAGTATAAEEGRWGPYAATADTAALPQVVFTDPEAAAVGLTAEEAERAGHRVRAVDYDLGKVSGAGLYADGYRGRARMVVDLDREVVLGATFVGPGTAELLHAATVAVAGEVPIARLWHAVPAFPTMSEIWLRLLETYRG, from the coding sequence ATGACTGAAGCAGTGGAGTACGACGTCCTGGTCCTCGGCGGGGGCCCCGCGGGGGAAAACGTCGTCGACCGGGTCCGGGCCGCCGGGTTGAGCGCGGCGCTGGTGGAGAGCGAACTCGTCGGCGGGGAGTGTTCGTACTGGGCCTGCGTGCCCAGCAAGGCGCTGCTGCGCCCGGCGCTCGCGCGCGCGGACGCCCGCAAGGTGCCCGGACTGGCGGGCGCCGTGCGGGGGCCGCTGGACGCGGCGGCCGTGTTCGCCCACCGGGACTACTGGACCAGCGACTGGAAGGACGACGGCGGACGCGACTGGCTGGCCTCGATCGGCGTCGACCTCTACCGGGGGCACGGCCGTCTCTACGGGATCCGCAAGGTCGCCGTTTCCAGCCCCGAGGGGGAGCACCACGTGCTCTCGGCCCGGCACGCGGTGGTCGTGGCCACCGGGACCCGGGCGCTGCTGCCGGACCTCCCGGGACTGGCCGATGCCCGGCCGTGGACCAGCCGCGAGGCCACCTCGGCGCAGCAGGCCCCGGAGCGGCTGCTGATCGTCGGCGGTTCGGTGGTGGCCGCCGAGATGGCCACCGCCTGGCAGGCGCTCGGCTCGCGGGTGACGGTGCTGGTGCGCGGTGCGCGGCTGCTGCCCCGGATGGAGCCGTTCGCGGGGGAGCTGGTCGCCGAGGCGCTGCGGGAGGCGGGCGCGGAGGTCCGTACGGGCGTGGACGTGGAAGCCGTCGTGCGCGACGGGGCGACCGGGCCGGTCACGGTCGTGCTCCGCGGCGGGGAGACCCTGGAGGGCGACGAACTGCTGATGGCGACGGGCCGGGTCCCGCGCACCGACGACATCGGTCTCGACACGGTCGGGCTGGCGCCCGGCGGGTGGATCGGGGTCGACGAGAGCTGCCGGGTGTCCGGAACCGACTGGCTGTACGCGGTCGGTGACGTCAACCACCGCGCGCTGCTCACCCATCAGGGCAAGTACCAGGCGCGGATCGCGGGCGCCGCCATCGCCGCCCGCGCGGCGGGCACCGCCACCGCGGCCGAGGAGGGGCGCTGGGGTCCGTACGCGGCCACCGCGGACACCGCCGCCCTGCCGCAAGTGGTCTTCACCGACCCGGAGGCGGCGGCGGTCGGGCTGACCGCCGAGGAGGCCGAACGCGCGGGTCACCGGGTGCGCGCCGTCGACTACGACCTCGGGAAGGTCTCCGGCGCGGGCCTGTACGCGGACGGGTACCGCGGCCGGGCCCGGATGGTCGTGGACCTCGACCGCGAAGTCGTCCTGGGAGCCACCTTCGTGGGCCCGGGGACCGCCGAACTGCTGCACGCGGCCACGGTCGCGGTGGCCGGGGAGGTGCCGATCGCGCGACTGTGGCACGCGGTTCCCGCGTTCCCGACGATGAGCGAGATCTGGCTCCGGCTGCTGGAGACGTACCGGGGCTAG
- the trxA gene encoding thioredoxin: MATVELTKENFDRTVSENEFVLIDFWASWCGPCRQFAPVYERASETHADLVFAKVDTEAQQELAAAFDIRSIPTLMIIRDQVAIFAQPGALPEVMLEDVIGQARALDMDEVRTKIAEEKAKAGGPDQGPSGTATAGEDA; this comes from the coding sequence GTGGCTACAGTCGAACTCACCAAGGAGAACTTCGACCGGACGGTCAGCGAGAACGAGTTCGTGCTGATCGACTTCTGGGCGTCGTGGTGCGGACCCTGCCGTCAGTTCGCCCCCGTCTACGAGAGGGCGTCGGAGACCCACGCCGACCTGGTCTTCGCGAAGGTGGACACGGAGGCGCAGCAGGAGCTGGCCGCGGCCTTCGACATCCGGTCGATCCCGACCCTGATGATCATCCGGGACCAGGTGGCCATCTTCGCCCAGCCGGGCGCCCTGCCGGAGGTCATGCTGGAGGACGTCATCGGCCAGGCCCGCGCGCTCGACATGGACGAGGTCCGAACGAAGATCGCCGAGGAGAAGGCCAAGGCCGGGGGCCCGGACCAGGGACCGTCCGGGACCGCGACCGCCGGCGAAGACGCGTAG
- a CDS encoding aldehyde dehydrogenase family protein produces the protein MPLLDPQLWQDGPTLTGGTAPVLEPATGRTLATLDLASAPDVAEAAVRARAAQRDWARATHLERAAVLRRAGDLFAAHADELREWLIRESGSIPGKADFELHVAAQECYEAAALASRPTGQVLATEAPRLSYTRRSPAGVVGVIAPFNAPLILAIRSVAPALALGNAVLLKPDRRTAVCGGFALAAVFAAAGLPAGLLHVLPGDAETGAAVVAEPLVRVVSFTGSTASGRAVAELAGRHLKRAHLELGGNSALIVLADADVEAAVAQASWGTFFHQGQICMTAGRHLVHASLYDEYVERLAVRAEALAVGDPYREQVHMGPLIDRAQLERVHALVEASTERGAKLIAGGTHRDLFYRPTVLAGVGDDTPAYAEEVFGPVAPVRSFASEEEAVALASAGPYGLSLGVVTRDAARGLELADRIPTGIVHVNDQTVNDEAVAPFGGVGASGNGARFGGEANLDAFTELRWTTVRSTPAGHPF, from the coding sequence ATGCCGCTCCTCGATCCGCAGCTCTGGCAGGACGGACCGACTCTGACCGGGGGTACGGCGCCGGTCCTCGAACCGGCGACCGGCCGCACCCTCGCCACCCTCGACCTGGCCTCGGCGCCCGACGTCGCCGAGGCCGCCGTACGGGCCCGGGCCGCCCAGCGGGACTGGGCGCGCGCCACCCACCTGGAGCGCGCCGCGGTGCTCCGCCGCGCCGGCGACCTGTTCGCCGCCCACGCCGACGAACTGCGCGAATGGCTGATCCGCGAATCCGGTTCGATCCCCGGCAAGGCGGACTTCGAACTGCACGTCGCCGCCCAGGAGTGCTACGAGGCCGCGGCGCTGGCCTCGCGCCCGACCGGGCAGGTACTGGCGACCGAGGCGCCGCGGCTCTCGTACACCCGGCGCTCCCCGGCCGGGGTGGTCGGGGTGATCGCCCCCTTCAACGCCCCGCTGATCCTGGCTATCCGCTCGGTCGCGCCCGCGCTCGCCCTCGGCAACGCCGTCCTGCTCAAGCCGGACCGGCGCACCGCCGTGTGCGGAGGCTTCGCGCTCGCCGCGGTCTTCGCCGCCGCCGGACTCCCGGCCGGGCTGCTGCACGTGCTGCCCGGGGACGCGGAGACCGGGGCGGCGGTGGTGGCCGAACCCCTGGTGCGCGTCGTCTCGTTCACCGGGTCGACCGCGAGCGGGCGGGCCGTCGCCGAACTGGCGGGCCGTCACCTCAAGCGCGCCCACCTGGAGTTGGGCGGCAACTCGGCGCTGATCGTGCTCGCCGACGCGGATGTCGAGGCCGCCGTGGCCCAGGCGTCCTGGGGGACCTTCTTCCACCAGGGCCAGATCTGCATGACCGCGGGCCGTCACCTCGTCCACGCCTCGCTGTACGACGAGTACGTCGAGCGGCTCGCCGTGCGGGCCGAGGCGCTGGCCGTGGGGGACCCGTACCGCGAACAGGTGCACATGGGCCCGCTCATCGACCGCGCCCAGCTGGAACGGGTCCACGCGCTGGTCGAGGCGAGCACCGAGCGCGGCGCGAAGCTGATCGCGGGCGGCACCCACCGGGACCTCTTCTACCGGCCGACGGTGCTCGCGGGCGTCGGTGACGACACCCCCGCCTATGCCGAGGAGGTCTTCGGCCCGGTGGCACCCGTACGGTCCTTCGCCTCGGAGGAGGAGGCGGTCGCGCTGGCCTCGGCCGGGCCGTACGGCCTCTCGCTCGGCGTGGTCACCCGGGACGCGGCGCGCGGGCTGGAGCTGGCCGACCGGATCCCCACCGGGATCGTGCACGTGAACGACCAGACGGTGAACGACGAGGCGGTCGCCCCCTTCGGCGGGGTCGGCGCCTCCGGCAACGGGGCCCGGTTCGGCGGCGAGGCGAACCTCGACGCCTTCACGGAACTGCGCTGGACCACGGTCCGCAGCACCCCGGCCGGCCATCCGTTCTGA